In the genome of Bradyrhizobium sp. CIAT3101, one region contains:
- a CDS encoding C45 family peptidase produces the protein MVEPFPLIEISGPPRERGRQYGQKAVARIKKGTTHYFAQLKELSLDAKGVAELVRDYLPVIEAFEPSYIEEMRGIAEGADVPFEDIVLLNARTEIIKLANPAIRARLKTPEDPDGCTGVVVLPQATASGRLIHAQNWDWKRECAETAVVLKVRRDDGPDLMTFTEAGALGRCGFNSVGIAITANYLESDRDYRQVAVPLALIRRKVLENEHLALAMRAVYCTKKSAANNMIVSHREGVAIDFECAPDETFQVHPQNGLLVHANHFVSPVALGKLKDTGIFNTPDSLYRDIRVRDLLQPHIGSITFDTVKSALFDEFAYPWSVCRPPRRNLSNNLSATVAMILMEPASGLMQAAPLPALNREFTEYRLEIDEVGRAAFERSAAAGAA, from the coding sequence ATGGTCGAGCCCTTTCCCCTAATCGAAATCTCCGGTCCACCGCGCGAACGTGGACGCCAGTACGGGCAGAAGGCGGTGGCCCGTATCAAGAAAGGGACCACGCACTACTTCGCGCAGCTGAAGGAGCTCTCGCTCGATGCGAAGGGCGTGGCCGAGCTGGTGCGGGATTATCTGCCCGTCATCGAAGCCTTCGAGCCGAGCTATATCGAGGAGATGCGCGGCATCGCCGAAGGTGCCGATGTCCCGTTCGAGGATATCGTCCTGCTCAACGCCCGCACCGAGATCATCAAGCTCGCAAACCCTGCGATCCGCGCGCGCCTGAAGACGCCGGAAGATCCGGATGGCTGCACGGGGGTCGTCGTGCTGCCGCAGGCGACCGCCAGCGGTCGGCTGATCCATGCCCAGAACTGGGACTGGAAGCGCGAATGCGCGGAGACGGCCGTGGTGCTGAAGGTGCGGCGCGACGACGGTCCTGATCTCATGACCTTCACCGAGGCCGGCGCGCTCGGCCGCTGCGGCTTCAATTCCGTCGGCATTGCGATCACCGCGAACTATCTCGAAAGCGACCGCGACTATCGCCAGGTCGCCGTGCCGCTGGCGCTGATCCGCCGCAAGGTTCTCGAGAACGAGCATCTCGCGCTGGCGATGCGTGCCGTCTATTGCACGAAAAAGTCAGCGGCCAACAACATGATCGTCAGCCATCGCGAGGGTGTCGCGATCGACTTCGAATGTGCGCCGGACGAGACGTTCCAGGTGCATCCGCAGAACGGTCTTCTGGTCCATGCCAATCACTTCGTCAGCCCCGTAGCGCTCGGCAAGCTGAAGGACACCGGCATATTCAACACGCCGGACAGTCTCTACCGCGACATCCGCGTCCGCGACTTGCTGCAGCCGCACATCGGCAGCATCACCTTCGACACCGTCAAGAGCGCGCTGTTCGACGAGTTCGCCTATCCCTGGTCGGTGTGCCGTCCACCGCGCCGCAATCTCAGCAACAATCTCAGCGCCACCGTGGCGATGATCCTGATGGAGCCGGCGAGCGGGCTGATGCAGGCGGCGCCGCTGCCCGCGCTCAATCGTGAGTTCACCGAGTATCGGCTGGAGATCGACGAGGTCGGGCGGGCCGCATTCGAGCGGTCGGCTGCGGCGGGGGCGGCGTGA
- a CDS encoding ABC transporter ATP-binding protein: MALLEVENLQTHFRTPSGINRAVDGVSFHVNEGETLAIVGESGCGKSVTSMSLMRLIPEPPGRIAGAIRFAGKDLLKLSDREMRAIRGNDISMIFQEPMTSLNPVLTVGRQIRETLMIHQGLDQQAAEAHAIEMLTLVGIPEPRRRVREYPHQLSGGMRQRVMIAIALACNPKLLIADEPTTALDVTIQAQILKLMLDLKRRVGAAIILITHDLGVVAEIAERVMVMYAGRKVEEAPVAELFRSPRHPYTQGLLGAVPKLGSSLAGTATRLAEIPGQVPDLRKPITGCVFAGRCALATDLCRQYAPGLEEKGPRHIAACHYAAKGAIAA, translated from the coding sequence ATGGCGTTGCTCGAAGTCGAAAACCTTCAAACCCACTTTCGTACCCCCAGCGGCATCAACCGCGCGGTCGATGGCGTGTCGTTCCATGTCAACGAAGGCGAGACGCTCGCCATCGTCGGCGAGTCCGGCTGCGGCAAGTCGGTGACCTCGATGTCCCTGATGCGGCTGATCCCCGAGCCGCCGGGCAGGATCGCAGGCGCCATTCGCTTCGCGGGCAAGGATCTCCTAAAGCTCTCGGATCGCGAGATGCGCGCGATCCGGGGCAACGATATCTCGATGATCTTTCAGGAGCCGATGACGAGCCTCAATCCGGTGCTGACGGTCGGTCGCCAGATCCGCGAGACGCTGATGATCCATCAGGGTCTGGACCAGCAGGCCGCCGAGGCGCACGCGATCGAAATGCTGACGCTCGTCGGCATTCCCGAGCCGAGGCGACGCGTGCGCGAGTACCCGCACCAGCTCTCCGGCGGCATGCGCCAGCGCGTGATGATCGCGATCGCGCTGGCCTGCAATCCCAAGCTTCTGATCGCGGACGAGCCGACGACCGCACTCGACGTCACCATCCAGGCGCAGATCCTGAAGCTGATGCTCGATTTGAAACGCCGCGTCGGCGCGGCGATCATTCTGATCACCCACGATCTCGGCGTGGTCGCCGAGATCGCCGAACGGGTCATGGTGATGTATGCCGGCCGCAAGGTCGAGGAGGCACCGGTGGCCGAGCTGTTTCGTTCACCGCGCCATCCCTACACGCAAGGCCTCCTCGGTGCGGTGCCGAAGCTCGGATCCTCTCTCGCCGGTACGGCGACGCGGCTCGCCGAAATTCCCGGGCAGGTGCCCGATCTGCGCAAGCCGATCACCGGCTGCGTCTTCGCCGGCCGCTGCGCGCTCGCAACCGACCTCTGCCGGCAATATGCGCCGGGGCTCGAGGAAAAGGGGCCACGCCACATCGCCGCCTGCCATTACGCGGCCAAGGGAGCCATCGCGGCATGA
- a CDS encoding oligopeptide/dipeptide ABC transporter ATP-binding protein — protein MSPPLLQVNDLKKHFPINKGLFGRQTEYVYAVDGVSFEIARGETLSLVGESGCGKSTVGRAILRLFDVTSGQVILDGQRIDDAHPSTMRQLRQRMQVVFQDPFSSLNPRMRVRDILAEPIRNFGLAKSAADLETRVTALMDTVRLPREALNRRPHEFSGGQRQRIGIARALAAEPELIVCDEAVSALDVSVKAQIVNLLQDLQREFGLALLFISHDLAIVEHMTHRVAVMYLGKIVEVAPRREIFAAPRHPYTKALLSAVPLPEPGAQRNPIILGGDVPSPINPPSGCRFHTRCPYVFDRCRTEEPQLRSAEGEQWVACHLDALPAA, from the coding sequence ATGAGCCCTCCGCTGCTCCAGGTCAACGACCTCAAGAAGCATTTCCCGATCAACAAGGGCCTGTTCGGGCGACAAACCGAATATGTCTACGCCGTCGACGGCGTGTCGTTCGAGATTGCGCGCGGCGAGACCCTGTCGCTGGTCGGCGAGTCCGGCTGCGGCAAGTCGACGGTCGGCCGCGCCATCCTGCGGCTGTTCGACGTGACATCCGGCCAGGTGATCCTCGACGGCCAGCGTATCGACGACGCGCATCCGAGCACGATGCGTCAGCTGCGGCAACGCATGCAGGTGGTGTTCCAGGATCCGTTCTCGAGCCTCAATCCGCGCATGCGCGTGCGCGACATCCTGGCCGAGCCGATCCGCAATTTCGGCCTCGCCAAATCGGCGGCCGATCTCGAGACGCGCGTGACGGCGCTGATGGACACGGTGCGGCTGCCGCGGGAAGCGCTCAACCGCAGACCGCACGAATTCTCCGGTGGCCAGCGTCAGCGCATCGGCATCGCGCGGGCGCTCGCAGCCGAGCCGGAGCTGATCGTCTGCGACGAGGCGGTCTCGGCGCTCGACGTCTCGGTCAAGGCGCAAATCGTCAATTTGTTGCAGGATCTTCAGCGCGAGTTCGGGCTGGCATTGCTCTTCATCAGCCACGATCTCGCGATTGTCGAGCACATGACCCACCGCGTCGCGGTGATGTATCTCGGCAAGATCGTCGAAGTTGCGCCGCGCCGGGAAATCTTTGCGGCACCACGGCATCCCTACACCAAGGCCTTGCTCTCGGCGGTCCCGCTGCCGGAGCCCGGCGCTCAGCGCAATCCCATCATCCTCGGTGGCGACGTGCCAAGCCCGATCAATCCGCCGAGCGGGTGCCGTTTTCACACCCGCTGCCCGTACGTGTTTGATCGCTGCCGGACAGAGGAGCCGCAGCTTCGTTCCGCCGAAGGCGAGCAATGGGTGGCGTGCCACCTCGATGCGCTGCCGGCGGCATGA
- a CDS encoding ABC transporter permease, which produces MLSYILRRIVSTLPVMAIVALFVFSLLYIAPGDPAVVIAGDQASPEDVERIRQGLGLDRPFLVQFGSWVWRILHGDLGTSIFTNLPVSAMIGQRLGPTLSLMTVTLLLTIVVAVPLGVLAAWKAGSFIDRAIMAFAVFGFSLPVFVVGYVLAYVFALELEWLPVQGYTPLTEGFWPWLQNLILPAIALGCVYIALVARITRATMLEVLQQDYIRTARAKGMGQGGILFIHALKNAAVPIVTVIGIGIALLIGGAVVTESVFAIPGLGRLTIDAILRRDYPVIQGIVLLFSFVYVLVNLMIDVTYTLVDPRIRY; this is translated from the coding sequence ATGCTCTCCTATATCCTCCGGCGCATCGTCTCCACCTTGCCGGTGATGGCGATTGTCGCACTGTTCGTGTTCAGCCTGCTCTATATCGCGCCGGGGGATCCCGCCGTGGTGATTGCGGGCGACCAGGCAAGCCCGGAGGATGTGGAGCGCATCCGCCAGGGCCTCGGCCTCGACCGTCCCTTCCTGGTCCAGTTCGGAAGCTGGGTCTGGCGCATCCTGCACGGTGATCTCGGCACTTCGATCTTCACCAACTTGCCGGTGTCTGCGATGATCGGGCAGCGTCTCGGACCGACGCTGTCGCTGATGACCGTCACGCTTCTGCTCACGATCGTGGTCGCGGTGCCGCTGGGGGTGCTCGCGGCATGGAAGGCGGGAAGCTTCATCGATCGCGCCATCATGGCGTTCGCGGTGTTTGGCTTCTCGTTGCCGGTCTTCGTCGTCGGCTATGTCCTGGCCTATGTCTTCGCGCTGGAGCTCGAATGGCTTCCGGTGCAGGGCTACACGCCGCTCACGGAGGGCTTTTGGCCGTGGCTGCAAAACCTGATCCTGCCGGCGATCGCGCTCGGCTGTGTCTACATCGCGCTGGTCGCGCGCATCACCCGCGCGACCATGCTCGAGGTCCTGCAGCAGGACTACATCCGCACCGCACGCGCCAAGGGGATGGGGCAGGGTGGTATCCTGTTCATTCACGCACTCAAGAACGCGGCGGTGCCGATCGTGACCGTGATCGGGATCGGCATCGCGCTCCTGATCGGCGGCGCGGTCGTGACGGAGAGCGTGTTCGCGATCCCCGGTCTCGGCCGTCTCACGATCGATGCGATCCTGCGGCGCGACTATCCCGTCATCCAGGGTATCGTGCTGCTGTTCAGCTTCGTCTACGTCCTCGTCAATCTGATGATCGACGTCACCTACACGCTCGTTGACCCGAGGATCCGCTATTGA
- a CDS encoding ABC transporter substrate-binding protein — MRRRRPAPAWAVGLAAFALWAMLGKAGAETLLRARINADIRSTDPGTNRDANTDAVVAHIVEGLVAFRDDTSIGPMLADSWAVSNEGKTYTFRLRQGVKFHNGATMTADDVVWSLKRWLDPATQWRCLSEFSASGIARIEKIEAPDAQTVAITLDQPTALFLPTIARPDCGQTAVIHRDSVGADGKWIGPIGTGPFKLAEWKRGQYVDVVRFDGYVSRSEPRTGYTGAKDVKVDRVRFNVIPDSSAAKAGLLSGSLDVITALSIPDLEDLKSRPAVQLSITPSLSLTGILFQTRDPLLKDVRIRRAIALSIDTAQIVDAVMLGTARPNNSALPIGSPFYGEAQSHGYEQNIAEAKKLLVEAGYRGQPIKMITNKRYSFVFDASVLVQAMAQGVGINIELEVMDWAAQLDRYNRGDYQSMAFVYSARLDPSLSFEMLTGPKATQPRKVWDNPEGQEMLRQSMMIDDAAKRQALFDDMHKRFIADVPMIVLFNGAELTALRNGVKGYAGWLYPQPRFWGVTVE; from the coding sequence ATGCGGCGGCGTCGGCCAGCGCCGGCATGGGCGGTCGGTCTGGCCGCATTTGCCCTGTGGGCCATGCTGGGCAAAGCCGGCGCCGAGACATTGTTGAGGGCGCGGATCAACGCCGATATCCGCTCGACCGATCCCGGCACCAACCGCGATGCGAATACGGATGCGGTGGTCGCGCACATCGTGGAAGGGCTGGTCGCCTTCCGCGACGATACCTCGATCGGCCCGATGCTGGCCGACAGCTGGGCCGTTTCGAACGAGGGCAAGACCTACACGTTCCGCCTGCGGCAGGGCGTCAAGTTCCACAACGGCGCGACCATGACCGCCGATGACGTGGTCTGGTCGCTGAAACGCTGGCTCGACCCGGCGACGCAATGGCGCTGCCTGTCCGAGTTCAGCGCCAGCGGCATCGCGCGGATCGAGAAGATCGAGGCGCCGGACGCGCAGACCGTGGCCATCACGCTCGATCAGCCGACGGCGTTGTTCCTCCCGACCATCGCGCGGCCCGATTGCGGCCAGACCGCTGTCATTCACCGCGATTCCGTCGGCGCAGACGGCAAATGGATCGGCCCGATCGGCACCGGCCCGTTCAAGCTCGCCGAGTGGAAGCGGGGGCAATATGTCGATGTCGTCCGCTTCGACGGCTACGTCTCGCGTAGCGAGCCGCGCACGGGCTATACCGGCGCCAAGGATGTCAAGGTCGACCGCGTGCGCTTCAACGTGATCCCGGACAGTTCGGCCGCGAAGGCGGGGCTGCTCAGCGGTTCGCTCGACGTGATCACGGCACTGTCCATCCCGGATCTCGAGGATCTCAAGTCACGTCCCGCGGTGCAGCTGAGCATCACCCCGTCGCTGAGCCTCACCGGCATCCTGTTCCAGACCAGGGATCCGCTGCTGAAGGATGTGCGGATCCGCCGCGCCATCGCGCTGTCCATCGACACCGCGCAGATCGTCGACGCCGTGATGCTCGGCACGGCACGTCCTAACAATTCAGCACTGCCGATCGGCAGCCCGTTTTACGGCGAAGCGCAATCGCATGGCTACGAGCAGAACATCGCGGAAGCCAAGAAGCTGCTGGTGGAGGCCGGCTATCGCGGCCAGCCGATCAAGATGATCACCAACAAGCGCTACAGCTTTGTGTTCGATGCGTCCGTGCTGGTCCAGGCGATGGCGCAGGGCGTCGGCATCAATATCGAGTTGGAGGTGATGGACTGGGCGGCGCAGCTCGACCGATACAACCGCGGCGACTACCAGTCGATGGCCTTCGTCTATTCGGCGCGGCTTGATCCCTCCCTGAGCTTCGAGATGCTGACCGGGCCGAAAGCGACGCAGCCGCGCAAGGTCTGGGACAATCCGGAGGGGCAGGAGATGCTGCGCCAGTCGATGATGATCGACGACGCCGCGAAGCGGCAGGCGCTGTTCGACGACATGCACAAGCGCTTCATCGCCGACGTGCCGATGATCGTGCTGTTCAACGGTGCCGAGCTGACCGCGCTGCGCAACGGCGTCAAGGGCTATGCCGGCTGGCTCTATCCTCAGCCGCGGTTCTGGGGCGTCACGGTCGAGTAG
- a CDS encoding ABC transporter permease, producing the protein MTDTTVNPQSLPAGLVLAPQLPDILRPVRIRRGFLGFLRGHPTVAIGGALLLALILIAVFAPYLWTVDPTALAPAKRTRAPSAAFWFGTDVLGRDIYSRVLFGARVSLTVGLSVAVLASAAGLAIGIVSGFIRWADGILMRFMDGLMSIPPILLAIALMALTRGSVGNVILAITIAEIPRVSRLVRSVVLSLREQPYVDAAVACGTRTPMIILRHILPNTLAPMLVQATYICASAMITEAILSFIGAGTPPTIPSWGNIMAEGRALWQVKPYIVFFPAAFLSVTVLAVNLLGDGLRDALDPRMAKSL; encoded by the coding sequence TTGACCGATACGACCGTTAACCCGCAGTCGCTTCCTGCCGGCCTCGTCCTCGCGCCGCAACTGCCCGACATCCTTCGGCCGGTGCGGATCCGGCGCGGTTTCCTCGGCTTCCTGCGTGGCCATCCAACGGTCGCGATCGGTGGTGCGCTGCTGCTCGCGCTGATCCTGATTGCGGTGTTCGCGCCCTATCTCTGGACGGTCGATCCGACTGCGCTCGCACCAGCCAAGCGCACGCGCGCCCCGTCTGCCGCTTTCTGGTTCGGCACCGACGTGCTTGGCCGCGATATCTATTCGCGCGTGCTGTTCGGTGCGCGGGTTTCGCTCACGGTCGGCCTCTCGGTGGCGGTGCTTGCCTCGGCCGCCGGGCTCGCCATCGGCATCGTCTCCGGCTTCATCCGCTGGGCCGACGGCATCTTGATGCGTTTCATGGACGGGTTGATGTCGATCCCGCCGATCCTGCTGGCGATCGCGCTGATGGCCTTGACGCGCGGCAGCGTCGGTAACGTCATTCTGGCGATCACCATTGCAGAGATCCCACGTGTCTCGCGCCTGGTCCGCAGCGTGGTGCTGTCGCTGCGCGAGCAGCCCTATGTCGACGCCGCGGTGGCCTGCGGCACGCGCACACCGATGATCATCCTGCGCCATATCCTGCCCAACACGCTGGCGCCGATGCTGGTGCAGGCGACCTATATCTGCGCCAGCGCCATGATCACCGAGGCGATCCTGTCGTTTATCGGCGCCGGCACGCCGCCGACCATACCGTCCTGGGGCAACATCATGGCCGAGGGCCGCGCCCTGTGGCAGGTCAAGCCCTACATCGTGTTTTTCCCGGCGGCGTTCTTGTCCGTCACCGTGCTCGCCGTCAACCTGCTCGGCGATGGTCTTCGCGATGCGCTCGATCCGCGCATGGCCAAGAGCCTGTGA
- a CDS encoding GntR family transcriptional regulator: protein MEKAPPSRLQRELSAGIIDLIRSERLAPGTRLAEVALAERLQVSRTPVRAALKLLARRKLVRAGESRGYFVADTPPVPHKAPPKPNPDETDRLFLAIARDRRAKRLPDEVSERDLMQRYDATRPVVQRVLAKLAEVAAVQRKPGHGWRFQPTLGDTQARDESYRYRLLIEPAGLIEPGFRLDQAWAAEMRRRHQDMLAMPWSDTLSIALYEMNAAFHEGLAAASGNRYLLVAVQQQNRLRRFGNYDWTFGYERVVVNCREHLAILDQLEAGQNEAAAALLRRHLESAAKLKRNPSSSAPSKTT from the coding sequence TTGGAAAAGGCGCCGCCAAGCCGGCTTCAGCGCGAATTGTCCGCAGGGATCATCGACCTGATCCGAAGCGAACGGCTTGCGCCAGGAACTCGTCTTGCCGAGGTCGCACTTGCCGAGCGCCTCCAGGTCTCCCGCACGCCGGTGCGCGCGGCGTTGAAGTTGCTGGCGCGGCGCAAGCTCGTGCGTGCCGGCGAGAGCCGTGGTTATTTCGTCGCCGACACGCCCCCCGTTCCGCACAAGGCGCCGCCGAAGCCGAACCCCGACGAGACTGACCGCCTGTTCCTGGCGATCGCGCGCGATCGCCGGGCCAAGCGGCTGCCCGACGAGGTGTCCGAGCGCGATCTGATGCAGCGCTATGATGCGACGAGGCCCGTCGTGCAGCGCGTGCTCGCCAAGCTCGCCGAAGTCGCCGCCGTGCAGCGCAAGCCGGGGCATGGCTGGCGCTTCCAGCCGACGCTCGGGGATACCCAGGCGCGCGACGAAAGCTATCGCTACCGCCTGCTGATCGAGCCCGCCGGCCTGATCGAGCCGGGCTTCCGGCTCGATCAGGCCTGGGCCGCCGAGATGCGCCGCCGCCATCAGGACATGCTGGCGATGCCGTGGAGCGACACGCTCAGCATCGCGCTCTACGAGATGAACGCGGCCTTCCATGAAGGCCTCGCGGCCGCATCCGGCAACCGCTATCTGCTGGTCGCCGTTCAGCAGCAGAACCGGCTGCGCCGCTTCGGCAATTATGATTGGACCTTCGGTTATGAGCGCGTGGTCGTGAACTGCCGCGAGCATCTCGCCATTCTCGACCAGCTCGAAGCCGGTCAGAACGAGGCCGCTGCAGCGCTGCTGCGCCGACACCTCGAAAGTGCCGCCAAACTCAAACGCAACCCGTCCAGCTCCGCTCCATCCAAAACCACCTGA
- a CDS encoding ABC transporter permease, translating into MLGYLARRLLMTIPTLLLVAIGVFALVRLIPGDPVQVMLGDAADPAQAAQLRAQLGLDQPIPVQFMHWIAKLATGDFGHSITNNLAVLPLILERFQVSAVIVLVAVAAAACIAVPAGLVAAWKQNSLLDLSVVGGATLLLSIPSFWLGLLLLLLFGLKLKWLPVIGYVPFTENFWQAASFIVLPIATLTMVEIGVLTRMARAASIEVLRLEYVTHARAKGVPEWRVLARHVLPNAFAPTWTLIGLVLGHLLGGIAVIETVFTLPGLGRLLVDSIFARDYPVVQGCLLFTAVIYVVVNLVVDLCYPLFDPRVTVA; encoded by the coding sequence ATGCTGGGTTATCTCGCAAGACGGCTGCTCATGACGATCCCGACCTTGCTGCTGGTCGCGATCGGGGTGTTTGCGCTGGTCCGGCTCATTCCAGGCGACCCCGTGCAGGTGATGCTCGGCGATGCCGCCGATCCCGCGCAAGCGGCGCAGTTGCGCGCCCAACTCGGGCTCGATCAGCCGATCCCGGTTCAGTTCATGCACTGGATCGCAAAGCTTGCGACCGGCGATTTCGGGCACTCCATCACCAACAACCTCGCTGTGTTGCCGCTCATTCTCGAGCGTTTCCAGGTCAGCGCCGTCATCGTGCTGGTGGCGGTTGCGGCGGCCGCCTGCATCGCAGTCCCGGCCGGGCTCGTCGCGGCCTGGAAGCAGAACAGCCTGCTCGATCTCTCCGTCGTCGGCGGCGCCACGCTGCTATTATCGATCCCGAGCTTCTGGCTCGGGCTGCTGCTGCTGTTGCTGTTCGGGCTCAAGCTGAAATGGCTGCCGGTGATCGGCTATGTGCCGTTCACCGAGAATTTCTGGCAGGCGGCGAGCTTCATCGTCTTGCCGATCGCGACGCTGACCATGGTCGAGATCGGCGTGCTCACGCGCATGGCGCGGGCCGCGTCTATCGAAGTGCTGCGGCTCGAATATGTCACGCACGCGCGCGCCAAGGGCGTGCCGGAGTGGCGGGTGCTCGCGCGGCACGTCCTGCCCAACGCCTTCGCCCCGACCTGGACGCTGATCGGTCTCGTGCTCGGCCATCTCCTCGGCGGCATTGCCGTGATCGAGACGGTGTTCACGCTGCCCGGTCTCGGCCGGCTGCTGGTCGATTCCATCTTCGCGCGCGATTATCCGGTGGTGCAGGGCTGTCTCCTGTTTACAGCCGTGATCTATGTCGTGGTCAATCTGGTCGTCGATCTCTGCTATCCGCTGTTCGATCCGAGGGTGACGGTGGCATGA
- a CDS encoding aspartate aminotransferase family protein: MTMSDLASSNSPLTREAMEPFWLPMTPNRQFKAKPRIFVGAEGMHYVTGDGRRILDGMAGLWCVNAGHGQRRIVEAIQAQAAKLDFVSSFQMSHPAAFELARRITEIAPAGLDHVFFTNSGSESVDTALKIARGYHRARGEAGRIRFISRAKAYHGMGWGGLSVSGIVRHRRDFGPLLPEVDHLPHTLDPEHAAFSRGQPQWGAHFADELARLLQLHDPSTVAAVIVEPVTGSGGVLPPPVGYLERLRKICDQHGILLIFDEVITGFGRLGAAFGANAFGVTPDLITCAKGMTNAAVPMGGVITSGKVYDALMQGPDNTIELFHGYTYSAHPLACAAGLAALDVYQDLGLFERAHRLAPAWENHAHGLRDLPHVVDIRNIGLLAAIDLKPREGAPGARGAECANRCYEDGILIRSSGDTLLISPPLIITEEQIGDIFAAIRRALGSIG; encoded by the coding sequence ATGACCATGAGCGACCTCGCCTCCTCCAACAGCCCCCTCACCCGCGAGGCCATGGAGCCATTCTGGCTGCCGATGACGCCGAACCGGCAATTCAAGGCGAAGCCGCGCATCTTCGTCGGCGCTGAAGGCATGCATTACGTCACCGGCGACGGCCGGCGGATTCTCGACGGCATGGCCGGGCTGTGGTGCGTCAACGCAGGGCACGGACAGCGGAGGATCGTCGAGGCGATCCAGGCGCAAGCCGCAAAACTCGATTTCGTCTCCTCGTTCCAGATGAGCCATCCGGCGGCCTTCGAGCTCGCGCGCCGCATCACCGAGATCGCCCCGGCAGGGCTCGACCATGTCTTCTTCACCAATTCCGGCTCGGAATCGGTCGACACCGCGCTGAAGATCGCGCGCGGCTATCACCGCGCCCGCGGCGAGGCCGGCCGCATCCGCTTCATCTCGCGCGCGAAGGCCTATCACGGCATGGGCTGGGGCGGCCTCTCCGTCAGCGGCATCGTGCGCCACCGCAGGGATTTCGGTCCGCTGCTGCCGGAGGTCGACCACCTCCCGCATACGCTTGATCCGGAGCATGCGGCCTTCTCGCGCGGACAGCCGCAATGGGGCGCACATTTTGCCGACGAACTCGCAAGACTCTTGCAGCTCCATGATCCCTCAACCGTTGCCGCCGTCATCGTCGAGCCCGTCACCGGCTCGGGCGGCGTGCTACCACCGCCCGTCGGCTATCTCGAACGGTTGCGAAAAATCTGCGACCAGCACGGCATTCTCCTGATCTTCGACGAGGTCATCACCGGTTTCGGCCGTCTGGGTGCCGCCTTCGGGGCCAATGCGTTCGGCGTGACGCCCGATCTCATCACCTGCGCCAAGGGCATGACCAATGCCGCCGTGCCGATGGGCGGCGTCATCACCAGCGGCAAGGTCTATGACGCCCTGATGCAGGGGCCGGACAACACGATCGAGCTGTTCCACGGCTACACCTATTCGGCCCATCCGCTCGCCTGCGCGGCCGGTCTCGCCGCGCTCGATGTGTACCAGGATCTCGGCCTGTTCGAGCGCGCGCACCGCCTCGCGCCGGCATGGGAGAACCATGCGCATGGCTTGCGCGACCTGCCCCATGTCGTCGACATCCGCAACATCGGCTTGCTGGCTGCAATCGACCTGAAGCCGCGCGAGGGCGCGCCGGGTGCGCGCGGCGCCGAATGTGCCAACCGCTGCTATGAGGACGGCATCCTGATCCGCAGCAGCGGCGACACGCTGCTGATCTCGCCGCCCCTGATCATCACCGAGGAGCAGATCGGCGACATCTTTGCCGCGATCCGCCGGGCGCTGGGCAGTATCGGCTAG